The proteins below come from a single Piscinibacter gummiphilus genomic window:
- a CDS encoding SDR family oxidoreductase, whose amino-acid sequence MNTTQLFSLKGRTALITGGSRGIGRMIAEGFLSQGAKVYISARKAEACDATAKDLSALGTCVSLPADVSGMAGIQGLVAAYSQHESQLDILVNNAGAAWGADFDEFPESGWDKVVNLNMKSPFFLTQALKPLLAKGATAEKPSKVINVASIDGIAVNPLETYSYAASKAGLIHLTKRMATHLIQHHIVTTAIAPGAFASEMNRAARDHEEAVAARIPAKRIGSDEDMAGAAIFLASRAGDYVLGHTLVVDGGVVLGR is encoded by the coding sequence GCGGCATCGGCCGCATGATCGCGGAAGGCTTCCTGTCGCAAGGCGCGAAGGTCTACATCTCGGCGCGCAAGGCCGAGGCCTGCGACGCCACTGCGAAGGACCTCTCGGCGCTCGGCACCTGCGTCTCGCTGCCAGCCGACGTGTCGGGCATGGCCGGCATCCAGGGCCTGGTCGCCGCCTACAGCCAGCACGAAAGCCAGCTCGACATCCTCGTCAACAACGCGGGTGCGGCGTGGGGCGCCGATTTCGACGAGTTCCCGGAAAGCGGCTGGGACAAGGTCGTCAACCTCAACATGAAGTCGCCCTTCTTCCTCACGCAGGCCCTGAAGCCACTGCTCGCCAAGGGCGCGACGGCCGAGAAGCCCTCGAAGGTGATCAACGTGGCCTCGATCGACGGCATCGCCGTGAACCCGCTGGAGACATATTCGTATGCCGCGAGCAAGGCCGGTCTGATCCACCTGACCAAGCGCATGGCCACGCACCTGATCCAGCACCACATCGTCACCACCGCCATCGCTCCGGGCGCGTTCGCATCCGAGATGAACCGCGCGGCACGCGACCATGAAGAGGCGGTGGCCGCCCGCATTCCGGCCAAGCGCATCGGCAGCGATGAAGACATGGCGGGCGCCGCGATCTTCCTGGCCTCGCGTGCGGGTGACTACGTGCTGGGGCACACGCTGGTGGTCGACGGCGGGGTGGTTCTCGGCCGTTGA